Proteins co-encoded in one Diaminobutyricimonas sp. LJ205 genomic window:
- a CDS encoding Lrp/AsnC family transcriptional regulator, with protein MAARKPNHLDDVSKAIVEQLQEDGRRSYAEIGKAVGLSEAAVRQRVQKLTEAGVMQIVAVTDPMQLGFYRQAMIGIRATGDTTKLAETLGEMPAVDYVVLTAGSFDLLIEVVCENDDDLIELLNKQIRTLDGVQSTETFVYLRLHKQFYNWGTR; from the coding sequence ATGGCGGCCAGGAAACCCAATCATCTCGACGACGTCTCGAAGGCGATCGTCGAGCAGCTGCAGGAGGACGGGCGCCGGTCCTACGCGGAGATTGGGAAGGCCGTCGGGCTGAGCGAAGCGGCGGTGCGGCAACGAGTGCAGAAGCTCACCGAGGCGGGCGTGATGCAGATCGTGGCAGTCACCGACCCGATGCAGCTCGGTTTTTACCGCCAGGCGATGATCGGCATCCGGGCCACTGGCGACACCACAAAGCTTGCCGAAACGCTCGGGGAGATGCCCGCTGTCGACTATGTCGTGTTGACCGCAGGCAGCTTCGACCTGCTCATTGAGGTGGTCTGTGAGAACGACGACGACCTCATCGAACTGCTGAACAAGCAGATCCGAACGCTCGATGGCGTGCAGTCCACCGAGACCTTCGTCTACCTCCGACTGCACAAGCAGTTCTACAACTGGGGAACGCGATAA
- a CDS encoding FHA domain-containing protein, translating into MNSYDPESPDRERDTEDTILRPSPPDAPGHSTADEDTVLLDPGLLGIRDLEDTVRGSVRGAPTAAARRPEAAPVADHRFRMPDGEEYLLDTPALIGRKPAPPRIAAGPVRLLAVPSPRGEVSSTHIELRASGRAVVVTDLKSTNGTTVSVPGNAQRKLRQGESMVVTPGSLIDIGDGNIVEILPTNIREVNPQPSGKAS; encoded by the coding sequence GTGAACAGCTACGACCCTGAATCGCCAGACCGCGAACGCGACACCGAGGACACCATCCTGCGTCCCAGCCCGCCGGACGCGCCCGGACATTCCACCGCCGATGAGGACACCGTTCTGCTCGACCCTGGCCTGCTCGGCATCCGCGACCTCGAGGACACCGTCCGGGGCTCGGTCCGCGGGGCACCCACCGCCGCAGCGCGCCGTCCGGAGGCTGCCCCGGTAGCCGATCACCGGTTCCGGATGCCGGACGGCGAGGAGTACCTGCTTGACACGCCCGCCCTGATCGGCCGGAAACCTGCGCCGCCGCGGATCGCCGCGGGCCCGGTGCGCCTGCTCGCGGTCCCGTCCCCTCGTGGAGAAGTGTCATCCACGCACATCGAGTTGCGGGCATCCGGCCGGGCTGTCGTGGTCACCGATCTCAAATCGACCAATGGCACAACCGTCAGCGTTCCGGGCAATGCTCAGCGTAAACTGCGTCAGGGTGAATCGATGGTGGTCACCCCCGGCTCGTTAATCGACATCGGGGATGGCAATATTGTCGAGATTCTTCCCACGAACATTCGGGAAGTAAACCCCCAACCTTCAGGAAAGGCCTCGTGA
- a CDS encoding PP2C family serine/threonine-protein phosphatase: MTQIGHDIADFALTVPGAEDAQIRLSWASSTDTGLRRAINEDSSIAQSPIFAVADGMGGHSSGDLASDAVVSRLAEMAVTDFLTPEQITAALIDATSDIDGVSDQSRLGVGTTVTGVALAMQGHQPCFAFFNVGDSRVYLYEADRLVQITVDHSVVQEMVDAGLLSAADAETHPDSNVITRAIGFGAPPQPDYWMVPTRTGQRILVCSDGLTKEVTNDEIARVLARREPPLPTAHALVEAALAGGGRDNVTVVIVDVLDAPEELPEDTAPTGR, encoded by the coding sequence GTGACACAGATCGGCCACGACATTGCCGACTTCGCCCTGACCGTGCCAGGGGCGGAGGATGCGCAAATTCGCCTGTCCTGGGCGAGCTCGACCGACACCGGCCTCCGCCGGGCGATCAACGAGGACTCCTCCATCGCCCAGTCGCCGATCTTCGCGGTGGCGGACGGCATGGGAGGGCACTCCTCCGGGGACCTCGCCAGTGACGCCGTCGTCTCCAGGCTGGCTGAGATGGCCGTGACCGACTTCCTCACCCCCGAGCAGATCACCGCGGCGCTCATCGACGCCACCAGCGACATCGACGGGGTGAGCGACCAGAGCCGGCTCGGCGTGGGAACGACCGTCACCGGAGTCGCACTGGCTATGCAGGGTCACCAGCCCTGTTTCGCCTTCTTCAACGTGGGGGACAGTCGGGTCTACCTGTACGAGGCTGACCGCCTGGTGCAGATCACTGTGGACCATTCGGTCGTGCAGGAGATGGTGGATGCCGGGCTCCTCAGCGCAGCGGACGCGGAGACCCACCCCGACAGCAACGTGATCACCCGGGCCATCGGCTTCGGCGCACCGCCGCAGCCGGACTACTGGATGGTGCCGACCCGCACCGGCCAACGCATTCTGGTCTGCTCCGACGGGCTCACCAAGGAAGTCACCAACGACGAGATCGCCCGGGTGCTGGCGCGTCGCGAGCCTCCGCTGCCGACCGCGCACGCGCTGGTGGAAGCGGCGCTCGCCGGTGGCGGTCGCGACAATGTGACCGTGGTGATCGTCGACGTGCTTGACGCGCCCGAGGAACTGCCCGAGGACACCGCGCCCACCGGCCGCTGA
- a CDS encoding serine/threonine-protein kinase, which yields MLGSGGFADVFLYEQNMPRRQVAVKVMLSDVVNDSGRAMFQAEANLMAQLSSHPSILTVYQASVASDGRPYLVMELCSAKLSERYRRERIPVPEVLSIAVKIGSAIETAHRAGVLHRDIKPSNILTTAYGHPVLSDFGIAATVGQSQGADAIGMSVPWSAPEVLLDETAGTIETEVYSFAATVYSLLAGRSPFEHPGGSNSSADLISRITRGKLQPIGRPDVPASLEAALRRGMARKPEQRPSSVLEFLRDLQAVETELGLPQTPVEVAMDDWALATVADLEDRTRVRGVAGNVNAAKRRRRRAIAEGYQPVGTVLRSSSSRRTSGTSPQRPNRSVQVLTWVLVAASVLVIAAGATATLMLIRANSSDIPVVSNIAGERSDGVVRFSWDDPGIAPTDSYSVQLGDRAASTQQSTQFQVDAAAGTRVCITVAVNREGKMGPPSTEKCVDVPE from the coding sequence GTGCTTGGTTCCGGAGGGTTCGCCGACGTCTTCCTGTACGAGCAGAACATGCCCAGGCGCCAGGTCGCCGTGAAGGTGATGCTGAGCGACGTGGTCAACGACAGCGGCAGGGCGATGTTCCAGGCCGAAGCCAACCTGATGGCCCAGCTCAGCTCGCACCCGTCGATCCTCACGGTGTATCAGGCGAGCGTCGCCTCGGATGGCCGTCCCTACCTGGTGATGGAGCTGTGCTCGGCGAAGCTCAGCGAGCGTTACCGGCGCGAGCGGATCCCGGTACCCGAAGTGCTCAGCATTGCCGTGAAGATCGGCAGCGCGATTGAGACCGCCCATCGCGCGGGGGTCCTGCACCGAGACATCAAGCCCTCCAACATCCTCACCACCGCGTATGGGCACCCGGTGCTCTCGGACTTCGGCATCGCCGCGACGGTCGGCCAGTCGCAGGGCGCCGACGCCATCGGCATGAGCGTGCCATGGTCGGCTCCCGAGGTGCTGCTCGATGAGACCGCGGGCACCATCGAGACCGAGGTGTATTCGTTCGCGGCAACGGTGTACTCGCTGCTCGCGGGGCGGTCACCGTTCGAGCATCCCGGTGGCTCCAACTCCTCGGCTGACCTCATCTCCCGGATCACCCGAGGCAAGCTGCAGCCGATCGGCCGCCCGGATGTTCCGGCGAGCCTCGAGGCCGCGCTTCGCCGAGGGATGGCGCGGAAGCCGGAACAGCGTCCCTCAAGCGTGCTGGAGTTCTTGCGGGACCTGCAAGCGGTGGAGACCGAACTCGGGCTACCGCAGACGCCGGTCGAGGTGGCGATGGACGACTGGGCCCTGGCAACGGTCGCAGACCTCGAGGACCGCACGCGCGTCCGTGGCGTGGCAGGCAATGTCAACGCGGCCAAGCGTCGCAGGCGGCGGGCGATCGCGGAGGGATACCAACCGGTTGGCACGGTGCTGCGTTCCTCCAGTTCGAGACGCACGTCCGGCACATCGCCGCAGCGACCGAACCGCTCGGTACAGGTGCTGACCTGGGTGCTGGTAGCCGCGTCCGTGCTGGTGATCGCGGCCGGTGCCACGGCAACGCTCATGCTCATCCGCGCGAACTCGTCGGATATCCCGGTGGTCAGCAACATTGCGGGGGAGCGCTCCGACGGTGTCGTCAGATTCAGTTGGGACGACCCTGGCATCGCGCCCACCGACAGCTACAGCGTGCAACTGGGCGATCGCGCCGCCTCGACCCAGCAATCAACCCAGTTCCAGGTCGACGCCGCGGCCGGCACCCGGGTCTGCATCACCGTCGCGGTCAACCGTGAAGGCAAGATGGGCCCGCCCAGCACCGAGAAATGCGTGGACGTGCCTGAGTGA
- a CDS encoding Ig-like domain-containing protein, producing the protein MSTLRTWLAARRSGVVTATSGVLIAALVGTVAVVSSGYTAQKVTLTDGAVWVPNGEDQVIGRVSTEVLAVDTVVEAGSQDLDVVQSGDTVLMVDNAGSKLALVDPATAQAVESVPLPPEETEVYLAADRAVIHAQQTGEIWIVGTAELAAFDPESEPQLSLGANSVAAVDPNGVLFVFSPEARTVYRIDAARGDSVESTAATEFGEADGSYQITTVDGRWVVLDVEEQRLQTGDTVIGLDDIAGDQLALQAPSAGGSSVLIAHDQGLMRVPLGGADPQEVTDQGSGTATRPLVVDDCAYTAWSSGTLWRQCENADAETIGLQSMPPAARLDFAANGDRAVLNDRAGGASWAIQQGGQLIDNWDDLLNEEEDRQQVEENDEDTPPELERTQVAPVAIDDEFGARPGRSTVLPVLLNDYDANGDVLVIESTDELDPSLARLDFINQRQQLLLTLPEDASGAFTIGYTISDGRGGSASATITVTIRADGENSAPVQVRQTKATVQQGSSVTTNALGDWVDPDGDAFYLSSAAVAHPDAVSFEPDGTVVFSERGGAGDIRQIALVATDGTADGVGGLAVTVHPTGAVPIIAEPFAVVAYAGQPVTVTPLAHVRGGNGVVRLNGVPDKAGATIVPSYEDGTFTFVSDQVRTHYLEYVVADSEQSVTGLVRVVVQSPPDANSTPITVPKTVFVKTLSSETVDVAATDIDPAGGVLIVTEVMNVPISGGVRAEVLEQRSVRVTLTAPLQSGSATFNYRVSNGLVDAVGSITVVEIPRPDQLQPPVATDDTAGVRVGDAVRIPVLENDFHPDGAEIGLSPALVQDVASGGGLLFADGNDLRYLAPTTPGVYTAVYQITDPSGQTAQAQLTLTVREEDQATNNPPVPPTLTARVISGEQVQIDARMDGTDPDGDTVQLLGPESNPSKGSVVETGADYFVYEAGDYSAGTDTFAYTVIDGLGARATGTVRIGITPSAGAQNPVAVEDEVQARPGRSVLVQVLANDSDPEGSALTVSAVESGDAAVQAEIVEESLVRVTPPTVPGRYGLVYTIENAAGGSSSNFITVIVSETAPLSYPQASDTVLRLTDILDREEVDVDVLANVFFADGDARDLKLSVLPAWRESADVTSRATVRVQIQDDSQIIPFSVAHPDDDSVRSYALIWVPGFDDALPQLDRTAGPLTVVSEETLRIDLADYVVAVGGRDVRLTDSGSVRATNSDGSDLVVDPFTLEFTSAPLYFGPASITFEVTDGSSATDPEGRTAILVLPITVSPRENQPPVFAGASVEFEPGQEREFDLVRLTNYPYADDADELAYQLLGAVPTGFEAAVDGQVLRVRAEEGTAKGTITELNIGVRDRAAAGTAGKIRMQVVASTRPLARPAADSQVTKRGETTVIDVLANDQAANPFPGEPLRVVAIRGIGGGALPAGVTVTPSADNSRLTVTVSGSAAPNDSNLQYQVADATGDRDRYVWGNVTISVQDVPDTPVAPTRASGGHEEGLLTLALSAPQFNNSPITRYEVVSSSHGNYRRDCGLSLRCGLPDLTAGLSYQFSVIAYNGIGASQASPLSAPLSADYLPAAPTSVTAAPVAAPAAPATIRISWSPVPDPQPGSRVSRYVVQIAGSGVNWSTEVGRDTTDPLTTTANGQLVPGTSYTVTVYAKNAAQVGEADWRRTTATVIPVGQPGAPNPAPTAGTSADGSGAVTVSWGAAAENGAAGVTYSIARFDGSRSAPACSPTSKPGVIAAGVNSPWTDSTARDRNTYTYVVYADNDYHCTSATTGEVESKQVPGQASGSISVQSSGGGQFDIRVDSLSVASGTADKYQYRIGGSAWRDVTVGQWLTSLAGSGVYGNQQNVEFRGCRDRSDTFCGPPSIPLTATPVNTRAGIQSCVVGSNPIPTAPNNNGAAATVLYMFSYNISVLGTPPTWSGFTYTETTAVPPGAVAARVRATVTIGSNSYTDPGWGPIDGGQPCTTPTP; encoded by the coding sequence GTGAGCACGTTGAGGACTTGGCTGGCCGCGCGGCGATCCGGTGTCGTCACCGCGACCAGCGGCGTGCTCATTGCCGCGCTGGTCGGCACGGTCGCGGTCGTGTCCTCCGGGTACACGGCCCAGAAAGTCACCCTCACCGACGGGGCCGTCTGGGTTCCGAACGGTGAGGATCAGGTGATCGGCCGGGTCAGCACGGAAGTGCTCGCAGTCGACACCGTCGTCGAAGCGGGCAGCCAGGACCTCGACGTCGTCCAGTCCGGCGACACCGTGCTGATGGTTGACAACGCCGGCAGCAAACTTGCGCTGGTCGATCCCGCGACCGCCCAGGCGGTGGAGAGTGTCCCGCTGCCACCCGAGGAAACCGAGGTGTACCTCGCCGCCGACCGGGCCGTCATCCACGCCCAGCAGACCGGCGAGATCTGGATTGTCGGCACCGCGGAGCTGGCCGCGTTCGACCCGGAGAGTGAACCCCAGCTCAGTCTCGGCGCGAACTCCGTCGCGGCAGTCGATCCGAACGGCGTGCTGTTCGTGTTCTCGCCGGAAGCGCGGACGGTGTACCGCATCGACGCGGCCCGCGGCGACTCGGTGGAATCCACCGCGGCAACCGAGTTCGGCGAGGCCGACGGCAGTTACCAGATCACGACGGTCGATGGCCGGTGGGTGGTTCTGGATGTCGAAGAGCAACGCCTGCAGACCGGTGACACGGTCATCGGCCTAGACGACATCGCCGGCGACCAGCTCGCGCTGCAAGCTCCATCGGCGGGCGGCAGCAGCGTGCTCATCGCCCATGATCAAGGGCTGATGCGGGTTCCGCTCGGCGGCGCCGACCCGCAGGAGGTCACCGACCAGGGTTCGGGGACCGCCACTCGGCCGCTCGTCGTCGACGACTGCGCGTACACCGCCTGGAGTTCGGGCACGCTCTGGCGGCAATGCGAGAACGCGGACGCCGAGACGATCGGCTTGCAGTCCATGCCGCCGGCCGCGCGGCTCGACTTCGCTGCCAACGGTGATCGGGCGGTGCTGAACGATCGCGCCGGTGGGGCGAGCTGGGCGATCCAGCAAGGCGGTCAGCTGATCGACAACTGGGACGATCTGCTCAATGAAGAGGAAGACCGGCAGCAGGTCGAGGAGAACGACGAAGACACCCCGCCCGAGCTCGAGCGCACCCAGGTCGCGCCGGTAGCCATCGACGACGAGTTCGGTGCCCGACCGGGTCGTTCGACGGTCCTTCCCGTGCTGTTGAACGACTACGACGCCAACGGCGACGTCCTCGTGATCGAGAGCACCGACGAACTCGACCCGTCGCTCGCGCGCCTTGACTTCATCAACCAGCGACAACAGCTGCTGCTCACGTTGCCCGAGGACGCCAGCGGAGCGTTCACGATCGGCTACACCATCAGCGACGGCCGCGGCGGTTCGGCCTCAGCGACGATAACCGTCACCATCCGCGCCGACGGTGAGAACTCGGCGCCGGTCCAGGTGCGGCAGACCAAGGCGACCGTGCAGCAGGGCAGCAGCGTGACCACGAACGCGCTGGGGGACTGGGTCGATCCCGACGGTGACGCCTTCTACCTGTCCAGCGCCGCGGTCGCCCACCCTGACGCTGTCAGCTTCGAGCCGGACGGCACGGTCGTCTTCAGCGAACGCGGCGGCGCCGGCGACATCCGCCAGATCGCCCTGGTCGCAACGGATGGCACCGCCGACGGCGTCGGCGGACTCGCCGTCACCGTGCACCCCACCGGCGCAGTGCCGATCATCGCCGAGCCGTTCGCGGTGGTCGCCTACGCCGGTCAGCCGGTGACGGTCACCCCGCTCGCCCACGTCCGTGGCGGCAACGGGGTCGTCCGGCTGAACGGCGTGCCTGACAAGGCGGGCGCGACGATCGTCCCCAGCTACGAGGACGGCACCTTCACCTTCGTCAGCGACCAGGTGCGCACTCACTACCTCGAGTACGTGGTGGCGGACAGTGAACAGTCGGTCACGGGGCTGGTGCGGGTTGTCGTGCAAAGCCCACCGGACGCGAACTCGACACCGATCACGGTGCCGAAGACGGTGTTCGTCAAGACGCTGAGCAGCGAAACCGTTGACGTGGCCGCGACCGACATCGACCCGGCCGGCGGTGTGCTGATCGTCACCGAGGTCATGAACGTCCCCATCAGCGGGGGAGTGCGCGCCGAAGTGCTCGAGCAACGCTCGGTGCGAGTGACTCTCACCGCGCCGCTGCAATCGGGCTCGGCGACCTTCAACTACCGCGTCAGCAACGGCCTCGTCGACGCTGTCGGGTCGATCACCGTTGTCGAGATTCCCCGGCCGGACCAGTTGCAGCCCCCGGTCGCCACCGACGACACCGCCGGCGTGCGAGTCGGTGACGCCGTCCGCATCCCCGTGCTGGAGAACGACTTCCACCCCGACGGCGCCGAGATCGGGCTGAGTCCCGCGCTGGTGCAGGATGTCGCCTCCGGGGGCGGTCTGCTGTTCGCCGACGGCAACGACCTGCGCTACCTCGCACCGACCACACCCGGCGTGTACACCGCCGTGTACCAGATCACCGACCCCTCAGGCCAGACCGCACAGGCCCAGCTCACCCTCACCGTGCGCGAGGAGGACCAGGCGACGAACAACCCGCCGGTGCCGCCGACGCTCACGGCGCGCGTGATCTCCGGTGAACAGGTGCAGATCGACGCTCGGATGGACGGCACCGACCCCGACGGGGACACCGTGCAACTGCTCGGCCCCGAGAGCAACCCTTCGAAGGGCTCGGTCGTGGAGACCGGCGCCGACTACTTCGTCTACGAGGCGGGCGACTACTCGGCAGGCACCGACACCTTCGCCTACACCGTCATCGACGGGTTGGGGGCCCGGGCGACGGGCACCGTGCGAATCGGCATCACCCCGAGCGCGGGCGCCCAGAACCCCGTCGCGGTCGAGGACGAAGTTCAAGCGCGACCGGGACGCAGCGTGCTCGTGCAGGTGCTCGCCAACGACTCCGACCCCGAAGGCAGTGCGTTGACGGTGTCGGCGGTGGAGAGCGGGGATGCCGCTGTGCAAGCGGAAATCGTCGAAGAGTCGCTCGTGAGAGTCACCCCGCCCACAGTGCCGGGACGGTACGGGCTCGTCTACACGATCGAGAATGCGGCCGGCGGCAGCAGTTCGAACTTCATCACCGTGATCGTCTCGGAGACCGCGCCGCTGAGCTACCCGCAGGCCAGCGACACCGTGCTGCGACTCACCGACATCCTCGATCGAGAGGAGGTCGACGTCGACGTCCTCGCCAACGTCTTCTTCGCCGACGGCGACGCGCGGGACCTGAAGCTGTCGGTGCTGCCTGCGTGGCGCGAGAGCGCCGACGTCACGAGCCGCGCAACCGTGAGAGTGCAGATCCAGGACGACAGCCAGATCATCCCGTTCTCAGTCGCGCACCCCGATGATGACAGCGTCCGGTCCTACGCCCTGATCTGGGTACCCGGCTTCGACGACGCCCTGCCGCAACTCGATCGCACAGCGGGGCCTCTCACCGTGGTCAGCGAGGAAACCCTGCGGATCGACCTTGCCGATTACGTTGTCGCTGTCGGCGGTCGTGACGTGCGGCTCACCGACTCCGGCTCGGTGCGCGCCACGAACTCCGACGGATCAGACCTGGTCGTCGACCCGTTCACGCTCGAGTTCACCTCGGCTCCGCTCTACTTCGGGCCGGCGTCGATCACCTTCGAAGTGACCGATGGCAGTTCCGCGACCGACCCGGAGGGCCGGACCGCGATTCTGGTGCTGCCGATCACGGTCAGCCCCCGCGAGAACCAACCGCCGGTCTTCGCCGGTGCCTCGGTGGAATTCGAACCGGGGCAGGAACGCGAGTTCGATCTGGTGCGACTGACCAATTATCCGTACGCGGACGACGCCGACGAGCTTGCCTACCAACTGCTCGGAGCGGTGCCCACCGGCTTCGAGGCCGCCGTCGATGGTCAGGTGCTCCGGGTGCGGGCCGAGGAGGGCACGGCGAAGGGCACGATCACTGAACTCAACATCGGTGTGCGAGACCGCGCCGCTGCGGGTACCGCGGGCAAGATCCGGATGCAGGTCGTCGCCTCAACCCGGCCCCTCGCGCGACCCGCTGCGGACTCGCAGGTGACCAAACGCGGCGAAACCACCGTGATCGACGTGCTCGCGAACGACCAGGCCGCCAACCCGTTCCCCGGTGAACCCCTGCGTGTGGTCGCGATTCGCGGCATCGGCGGGGGAGCGCTGCCCGCGGGCGTGACCGTGACACCGAGCGCCGACAACTCACGGTTGACCGTCACGGTGAGCGGATCTGCGGCACCGAACGACAGCAACCTGCAGTACCAGGTGGCCGACGCCACGGGCGACCGGGACCGGTACGTGTGGGGCAACGTGACCATCTCGGTGCAGGACGTGCCGGACACCCCGGTTGCTCCGACCCGGGCATCCGGCGGCCACGAAGAAGGGTTGCTGACCCTCGCGCTGTCGGCTCCCCAGTTCAACAACTCGCCGATCACCCGCTACGAGGTGGTGAGCTCGAGCCACGGCAACTACCGCCGCGATTGCGGGCTGTCGCTGCGGTGCGGGCTGCCTGACCTCACCGCCGGACTCAGCTACCAGTTCTCGGTGATCGCCTACAACGGCATCGGCGCGTCGCAGGCGAGCCCGCTCAGTGCGCCGCTCAGCGCCGACTATCTCCCTGCGGCGCCGACGAGCGTGACAGCCGCCCCGGTGGCTGCGCCGGCCGCACCGGCAACGATCCGCATCTCCTGGAGCCCGGTCCCGGACCCGCAACCCGGCAGCCGGGTCAGCCGCTACGTCGTCCAGATCGCCGGATCCGGTGTGAACTGGTCCACCGAGGTCGGCCGGGACACCACCGACCCGCTCACCACGACAGCGAATGGCCAGCTGGTCCCGGGAACGAGTTACACCGTTACGGTGTACGCCAAGAATGCCGCGCAGGTCGGTGAAGCGGACTGGCGGCGAACGACGGCCACCGTGATTCCGGTCGGCCAGCCCGGCGCACCCAATCCGGCGCCGACGGCGGGGACTTCCGCCGACGGGTCGGGTGCGGTCACCGTCAGCTGGGGTGCGGCGGCGGAGAACGGGGCCGCCGGCGTGACCTACTCGATCGCCCGGTTCGACGGCTCACGGTCGGCTCCCGCGTGCAGCCCGACCAGTAAGCCGGGGGTGATCGCCGCAGGCGTCAACTCGCCCTGGACCGACAGCACCGCGCGTGACCGGAACACGTACACCTACGTGGTCTACGCCGACAATGATTATCACTGCACGTCGGCAACCACCGGCGAGGTCGAATCCAAGCAGGTGCCCGGGCAGGCCAGCGGCAGTATCAGCGTGCAAAGCAGCGGCGGCGGACAGTTCGACATCCGCGTCGACAGCCTGTCCGTGGCATCCGGAACCGCCGACAAGTACCAGTACCGCATCGGCGGATCCGCGTGGCGGGATGTCACAGTAGGGCAGTGGCTCACCTCTCTGGCCGGCAGCGGGGTGTACGGAAATCAGCAGAACGTGGAGTTCCGCGGATGCCGCGACCGCAGTGACACCTTCTGCGGGCCGCCCTCTATCCCGCTGACCGCCACCCCGGTGAACACGCGCGCGGGCATCCAGAGTTGCGTCGTCGGCAGCAACCCGATTCCGACCGCACCCAACAACAACGGTGCCGCCGCAACCGTCCTCTACATGTTCTCGTACAACATCTCGGTCCTCGGAACGCCGCCTACCTGGTCCGGCTTCACCTACACCGAGACGACGGCCGTGCCGCCGGGTGCCGTCGCTGCCCGAGTGCGCGCCACCGTTACGATCGGATCCAACAGCTACACCGACCCTGGTTGGGGTCCGATCGATGGGGGACAACCGTGTACGACACCGACACCGTGA
- a CDS encoding MoxR family ATPase, giving the protein MTMTPEQATWFADTFGRLVANVERVLLGKTFVIRLGFVCLLSEGHLLLEDFPGTGKTSLARAMAQSVRGTSNRVQFTPDLLPGDITGVSIYDQRTGHFDFHTGPVFANIVLADEINRASPKTQSALLEVMEENRVTVDGVTHPVEAPFMVIATQNPIEQAGTYRLPEAQLDRFLMKASIGYPDHASTLRILEGAATRAHDTTVPEVVSSEAIVEMARLAGTVHVDPSINDYVSRLVDATRSVPEVRLGVSVRGALALVRGAKTLAAANGRHYVVPDDVKMLAEPVLAHRLVLDAEAEFDGVTNSSVISQILMQTPPPSDRQAV; this is encoded by the coding sequence GTGACGATGACCCCCGAGCAGGCAACCTGGTTCGCCGACACCTTCGGACGGCTCGTCGCCAACGTGGAGCGCGTGCTGCTCGGCAAGACCTTCGTCATTCGCCTCGGCTTCGTCTGCCTGCTGAGCGAGGGGCACCTGCTGCTGGAAGACTTCCCGGGCACCGGCAAGACCTCCCTGGCGCGCGCGATGGCCCAGAGCGTGCGCGGCACCAGCAACCGGGTGCAGTTCACCCCGGACCTGCTGCCCGGCGACATCACCGGTGTCAGCATCTACGACCAGCGCACCGGGCACTTCGACTTCCACACCGGACCGGTGTTCGCGAATATCGTGCTCGCCGACGAGATCAACCGGGCGAGCCCGAAGACCCAATCGGCTCTGCTGGAAGTGATGGAGGAGAACCGGGTCACGGTCGATGGTGTCACCCACCCCGTCGAGGCACCGTTCATGGTCATCGCCACCCAGAACCCGATCGAGCAGGCGGGCACTTACCGGCTGCCAGAAGCCCAGCTCGACCGATTCCTGATGAAGGCATCGATCGGCTACCCGGACCACGCGTCGACCCTGCGCATCCTCGAGGGTGCGGCCACTCGCGCGCATGACACCACCGTGCCCGAAGTGGTGAGTTCGGAAGCCATCGTCGAGATGGCCCGCCTGGCCGGCACCGTGCACGTCGACCCGTCGATCAACGATTACGTGTCCCGGCTGGTCGACGCCACCCGTTCGGTGCCCGAGGTGCGGCTGGGCGTCAGCGTTCGCGGCGCGCTCGCCCTGGTCCGTGGAGCGAAGACCCTCGCCGCGGCGAACGGACGCCACTACGTGGTGCCCGACGACGTCAAGATGCTCGCCGAACCCGTACTGGCACACCGGCTGGTGCTCGACGCCGAAGCGGAGTTCGACGGTGTGACCAACTCCAGTGTGATCAGCCAGATCCTCATGCAGACCCCGCCGCCCAGCGACAGGCAAGCCGTGTGA